The Devosia sp. MC521 genome segment TTTTGGACATGATCCATGGTGCCCTCTGAAAGCACCTTGCCTTGGTGCAAGACCGTGACCCGGTGGGCGATGTCCTCGACGAACTTCATGTCGTGCTCGATGACGATCACGGAGTGCTGCTTGATGATGGTGTTGAGCAGCTCAGCGGTTTTGATGCGCTCGGCGACACTCATCCCGGCAACGGGTTCGTCCAGCATCAGCAGTTCGGGTTTCTGGATCAGCAGCATGCCGATTTCGAGCCATTGCTTTTGGCCGTGGCTGAGAATGGCGGCTTCCGTATCTAGGTGATCTTTGAGGAAGATCATCTCCGCGATCTCCTCGACCCGGTTGGTCACCTCATGATCGCGCCGAAAGGCCAAAGCACCCCAGACGGTTTTCCCGCGCGGAAACGAGAGTTCGAGGTTTACGAAAACCGTCAAATCCTCGTAGATGGATGGGTTCTGAAATTTCCGCCCAACCCCGGTGTGAACGATCTGGTGTTCCTTCATCATCGTCAGTTCCTTGCCGCGGAAACGGACGGAACCGGATGTTGCTTTCGTTCGACCGCAGATGAGGTCGAGAACGGTTGTTTTTCCCGCCCCATTGGGGCCGATGATGACGCGGATCTCGTTCTCATCGACGTAAAAGGACAGGTCGTTCACGGCCTTGAAACCATCGAAGGACACGGTGAGGCCTTCGACTGCGAGCAGGAAATCCTTCGGCGCTACGTCTGAAATGAACGTCATAGTTCGGGGTCCTATTCGGCTGCAGCTTGAGAGGGGATGGGAGCTATGGAGGCCACGGGCAGGGGCACAGGCGGCGCTGTGACGGGGGTAGTCGGAGCCGGGCGCGGCCGCTCCCGCAGGCGGGCCCAGATCGGCTCGACATAACTCTTCCAAATACCGGCCAAGCCGTTGGGGAAGGCCATGACAACGGCAATGAAGAGGCCGCCCATGGCAAAGAGCCAGAGTTCCGGAAAGCTCTCGGAAAACGTGGTCTTTGCCCAGTTCACCAGCAGAGCCCCGTAGACCGCGCCGAAGATCGACAGGCGTCCGCCGACAGCGCAAAAGATCACCATTTCGATGGATGGAACAATGCCGACAAAGGAGGGCGACATGAAGCCGACCTGGAGGGCGAACATGGCACCACCAATGGCGGAGAAGGCAGC includes the following:
- the urtD gene encoding urea ABC transporter ATP-binding protein UrtD, which encodes MTFISDVAPKDFLLAVEGLTVSFDGFKAVNDLSFYVDENEIRVIIGPNGAGKTTVLDLICGRTKATSGSVRFRGKELTMMKEHQIVHTGVGRKFQNPSIYEDLTVFVNLELSFPRGKTVWGALAFRRDHEVTNRVEEIAEMIFLKDHLDTEAAILSHGQKQWLEIGMLLIQKPELLMLDEPVAGMSVAERIKTAELLNTIIKQHSVIVIEHDMKFVEDIAHRVTVLHQGKVLSEGTMDHVQNDPKVVEVYLGH